The DNA region TACCTCGTCAAGCAGGGGAGAAGTACCACGTCAGCACGCGGTTCCTCCAGCTGGGGGACCAGGCGCGCTCCCGCCGGAAAGTGTTCGAGATCGCGCGCCCGGAGATCAACGAGTTGGCGGAGAAGACCGGCGAGCACGCGAACCTCATGATCGAGGAGCACGGCCTCGGGGTGTTCCTGTACCGCGCCCGAGGGTCCGACGCGGTCCAACTGGACACCCACGCCGGGATGCGCGTACCCCTCCAGACGACCGCGCTGGGGAAGGCGATCATGGCCCACCGTCCGCGCGAGGAGGTCGAGGCGATCCTCGACCGACACGGGCTCCCGGAGGTGACCGAGAACACCGTCACCGACCGCGACACCCTGTTCGAGCAACTCGAAGCGATACGGGAGCGCGGCTACTCGTACGACGACGAGGAGCGCGTCCGGGGGATGCGGTGCGTCGCGGCACCCATCACCGACCGGGACGACCACGCCATCGCCGCGGTCAGCGTCTCGGGGCCGAAGAGTCGGATGCGAGACGACCGCTTCACCGACGACGTCCCGGAGCGGATCCTGCGGAGCGCGAACGTCATCGAGGTGAACCTGACGTACTCGTAGCCGCGAACACAACAGTTAGGTTCTCCCGGTGGACAGGGACACACGATGCAGTTCGTCAGATACACCGCCGGCGGATCTCCCCAGTGGGGCGTCCGCCGCGACGACGGAATCGTACCCCTGGACGGCCTCCGCGAGGAGGTCGCGTACGAGCAGTTCACCTCTCCCGGTTTCCTCCGCACAGTCGAGGACGCCGTCGACGCCGCCAGCGACCGAGCGGTCCAGGAGTCCGCGGTGAAGCTCCTCGCACCGGTCCCGCGTCCCGGGAAGGTGATCTGTGTCGGCCTGAACTACCACGACCACGCCGAGGAACAGGACGAGGAGATCCCCGAACGACCGCTGCTGTTCGGCAAGGCCGGAACCGCCGTCACGAACCCCGGCGACCCCATCGTCCATCCCGCCGAGATCGAGGAGGTCGACTACGAGGTCGAACTCGGCGTCGTGATCGGCCGGACCGCGAAGGACGTGAGCCGGGCGAACGCCCGGGACTACGTCGCGGGTTACACCGCGATCAACGACGTGAGCGCCCGCGACGCCCAGTTCGCGGACGAGCAGTTCTTCCGCGGCAAGAGCTACGACACGTTCGCGCCGATGGGGCCGACCCTGGTCCCCGACGACCGGCTCGACCCGGCGAGTCTCGACGTCGCCTGTCGCGTCAACGGCGAGACGAAACAGTCGTCGAACACGGCGGAGTTCATCTTCGGCGTCGACGAGCTGATCGAGTACATCAGCGGGATCACGACGCTG from Haloarcula litorea includes:
- the rhcF gene encoding 2,4-diketo-3-deoxy-L-rhamnonate hydrolase (part of the rhamnose catabolism pathway), which codes for MQFVRYTAGGSPQWGVRRDDGIVPLDGLREEVAYEQFTSPGFLRTVEDAVDAASDRAVQESAVKLLAPVPRPGKVICVGLNYHDHAEEQDEEIPERPLLFGKAGTAVTNPGDPIVHPAEIEEVDYEVELGVVIGRTAKDVSRANARDYVAGYTAINDVSARDAQFADEQFFRGKSYDTFAPMGPTLVPDDRLDPASLDVACRVNGETKQSSNTAEFIFGVDELIEYISGITTLRPGDVISTGTPGGVGIFRDPPELLEPGDTVDVEIEGIGTLTNPVTGASE